The stretch of DNA GATGATCGCCAAGACCTCGCCGCAGGCGATCAAGGAGCTGATGGCGGGCAAGCGGCCGGGCGTTCCGCCGCCGATGCCGCCGCCCGCGCTCCGCAAGACCAACCCCGGAAACCTCCCGCCGCCCAAACCCTCGCGCGGGAGCGTGGGCAACCAGCAGGTTGCGCCTCCGGTGCCGACGCCGAAGCCTGGCTCGGCCCCGCAGCCGGCGCCGACGCCGAACCCGACGAGCAGCCAGAAGCGCGCGACGGGCGCGAACCCGCGCGCGGGGACGGTGAAGGCGCCGCAGACGATGAAGGGGGTCGCGCCGGCGCCGCCCGATCTCGTGCCCTCGATCCGGGTCGAGGAGGACGCGGAGCAGGCCGCGACCGGTCGCATCGCGATCGGGGAAGAGCCGGACGAGATGACCCAGCGCGCGGTCGACATCGGCGAGGCGGGGCTCGCCGACGCGGAGGCGGCGCTCGAGGCGATGACGCACTTCCAGACCGCGGAGGACGCCCTCGCGCGCGGCGACCTCGCCGCCGCGGAGGCGAGCGCGGCGAAGGCGGTCGCGGGCGATCCGGCGGAGGCGAACTACCGCACGCTCCTCGCGTGGATCCGCGCGCAGAGCGGGGCGGCGCAGGCGATCGACGACGCGATCCGCGTGATGTCGAAGGTCCTCATCGAGGACTCGAACGAGCGCGCGTTGTTCTATCGCGCGAAGCTCCTCGTGCGGAAGAACCGCCTCCACGACGCGATGCACGACTTCGAGGAGCTCCTCTCGTCGAACCCGGACCACGCCGAAGCGCAGCGCGAGGCGGGCGAGCTCCGCGCGAAGCTCCCGCCGATTTGAGCGCGCTCTCGTCGGCGGAGGTCGCGCTCCTGCGCGAGGTGCGGCTCTCCGACGAGGACCACGGCGGCCTCGCGGGCGGCGAGCTGACCGGCGACGATCTCGAGCCGATGACGCGCCTCTGCGAGCTCGGTCTGGTGGAGGCGCTGGGCGAGTACGGCGAAGCGCCGGACGGCGAGGAGGACGAGCGGGCGATGGGGGCGACGGCGCTCGTGTACCGCATCACCGCCGCGGGCGTCGCGGCGCTCGCGGACCACGGCTGACTCTTCGCTCGCTTCGGTTGCTCGTTGCTTCTGTCGCTTCCGTCGCTTCCGTCCTCATCGCTCGGCGAGGAGCTCGCGGAGCTGTGAGGTCGCGGCGGGATCGTCGGCGAGGGAGGCAGCGACCTCGGCGAAGAAGGCCGTTTCGGACTGGGTGTGCTCGGCGTAGAGGGTTTCGAAGCGGGCGAGGGCGGCGCTCCAGGTCGCGAGCTCGAAGCTGCCGAGGTCTTTCACGACGGCGGTGAGGGTCTCGGCGATGCGGTCGTGCTGGGCGATGAGCTCGTCGACGCGCGCGCTCGAGGCGGCGGAGCGGCTCGCGATCCAGGGGAGGACGCCTTCTTGTTCGCGCGCGAAGTGGTCGAGGAGGGCTTCGCGGAAGGCCTCGATGCCGTCGGTGAGCTCGTGCAGCTCGTCGTCGAGGCGCGACGCCCCTCGTTCGACGCGCGTGAGGGCCTCATGCACGGCGACGAGGAGACCCGAAAGCTCGCGATGGTCGTGAGCGAGCTCCTGAAGTGGCGGGGTACCCACGCCCTCAGAAGATATGGAGGTTCAATGACGGGTCAAGAAGTCGTCAGGTCCGCGGTCGTGGTCCTGGCCATGGAGCGCGAGCGTCGCCCCGCCGAACAGCACGAGCGCAAGCATGGACAGCGCCACGAAGACGAGGGGTTCCACGAGGCGCGCGACGAGCGCGGCCCCGGTCAGCGGAAACGCAACGAGCCCAACGACCCCGAGCGCCACCGACGCCCGCGCCGACACCCGCCCATCCCCGCGCCCATTCGTCCGCGCTCGTATCCCTCGTGCAGTCCTCGCCATGACGACCTCCTTCTGCTGCAAATTCGCACTCACGCGCCCCGGCCTTTCTTGCGGGTCGTTGCTTCGAGCCTCGTTGCTTCGGCCTTGGTCGTCGCGTCGGCTTGGTCGTCGCGTTGGCCTGTCGTCGCTCGACCCCATTGGGGTGGTGGTGCGGTTGAGTCTTGGTGTCTCCGGCCCGGCTTGGGTCGATTCGTGGGGTTGAAGTCTCTGGTTGATATTGAAAGTCGTTTTCAATAAAGAACAAGGAGGAGGTGTTGTCAAGCGATGTCCGTGTCGTTCCCTGCGTCCTCGTCGGCGCTGTCGTCCGTGGTCCCGTGCTCGTCTGCTTCGGCCGCCGTGTCTGCGTGGCCGCCTCCTCCTCATGATCCGCGCGATCGAGAGGAGGCCTATGCCCTCGGCGAGTGGCAGGTCCGCGTCGCGACCGGCCGCATGTTCGAGTACTTCGTCCCGCGTGGCCTCTGGCATGTCCAGCTCTGGCATCCAGAGACGCGCATCTCGATCCTCACCCCGTCGCGGCTGACGATGGGGGCGTGGGAGGCCTTCCCGCTCCAGACATGGAAGGCCCGCCGCGAGACCTGGAGCTCGCTCGCCCTCGCGCTCGCCGCCGAGCACGACGTGAAGCTCCCCTCCGCCGCCGAAGTCGCATGGGTCGAGTCCACGTTCGTCCACGGCCTCGTCACCGCCCGCGCGCATGCGTGATCGCACCACGCACCTATGAATGCCGCATCGTCTTCCACGCGCACGCGTGAGCGCGTCGTTGCGCCCGCCTCCATGCGCGAGCATCACGGCGGACAAGGGATTGGCGGTGATGGCAGCGCTTTGGCGCTCGCGGGGCCGCGACGGCCGCCGAAACCTGCGCGCGGGTGCATGGTTAGTGAAATTGAAAACCATTTTCAAAAATGCTAGAAGGCGAGGACGATGATGCGAAGCTTTGGACGATCTCTCTTGGTTCTCGGGGCGGTGGTGGTGTGTCTGGGAGCGTGCGGTGATGACGACACCAGCACGACGCCCCCGCCGGGTGGGGTCGTCGGCGATCCGCTGAAGGACGCGGCGCCCGTCGTCGCCAACTACGCCGGCAACGTGCATGCGAACTACACGGATTGCCTCGAGAGCGCGAAGGCGATGAAGACCGCGATCGATGCGTTCGTCGCGGCGCCGTCGGAGGAGACGCTCGAGGCGGCGAAGAAGGCGTGGATCGCCGCGCGCCTGCCCTACGGGCCGAGCGAGGCGTACCGCTTCTACTCCGGGCCGATCGACAACGAAGAAGACGGGCCCGAGGGGCAGCTCAACGCGTGGCCGCTCGACGAGAGCTTCATCGACTACACGGTCGAGACGCCGGACTCGGGCATCATCAACGACGCCGCGTTCGAGCTCACGCGTGAGTCGATCATCGGCAAGAACTCCGAGGGCGACAACGAGGCGAACGTCGCGACCGGATACCACGCGATCGAGTTCCTGCTCTGGGGCCAGGACACCACCGAGCCCTCCGAGAAGAAGCCGGGCGCGCGGCCGTTCACCGACTACACGACCGAGAAGAACGCCGAGCGCCGGAAGACGTACCTCACGCTCGTCACCGACCTCCTCATCGACGACCTCCAGTCCCTCGTCGACGCGTGGGCCCCCGGCGCCGAGAACTACGCCAAGACCTTCGCCGCCGACCCGAAGGTCGCGATCAAGGACATGCTCCGCGGCATCGGCTCGATGGCGAACGGCGAGCTCGCCGGCGAGCGCATGACCGTGGCCTACAAGCTCAAGAGCCAGGAGGACGAGCACTCCTGCTTCAGCGACACCACCGCCGCCGACCTCCGCGGCAACTTCCTCGGCATCAAGAACGTGTACCTCGGCACGTACGCCTCGCGCTCGGGCCCGGGCATCACTACGCTCGTCGCCGCAGTGGACGCCGCCCTCGACACGAAGGTGAAGAGCGACCTCGCCGCGGCCGAGGCCGCCTTCGACGCGATCCAGGCCGAGCCCTTCGACTCCGCGATCATGTCCGACGACGACGCCCCCGCGCGCAAGGCCGTGCTCACGGCGATCGAGGCGACGAAGACGATCGCGAAGGACATCCCCGAGGTCGGCGCGAAGCTCGGCATCTCGTTCACCGGCGACGACATCGAGGAACCGTCCGGGCCGGACGCCGAGCTGTGAGCCCTGCGGCCCGCGTCCTCTCGGTCGCCCTGCTCGCAGCAGCGTGCAGCGGCGCCGACGACGCGGAGCCGGCTCAGCTCACCCCCGACACCGAGCTCAGCGCTGGGGCGGGCACCGTCTTCGACACCACGCGCGACGCGTTCAGCCGCCCCGTCGGCAACCTCGACGGTCCCGGGCGCGACGAGTTCTTCCTCGGCAACGCCATCTTCAGCCGGAGCTGGGTCACCGCCCCCGCGTCCGTCTCCGACTTCGACGGGCTCGGTCCGCTCTTCAACGCCGGCAACTGCTCGTCCTGCCACTTCAAGGACGGTCGCGGCCGCCCGCCGACGAAGCCGGACGAGGACTTCGTGTCGATCCTCGTCCGCCTCTCCGTCCCCGGCGCGGGCCCGCACGGCGAGCCGATCCCCGATCCCGTCTATGGCGAGCAGCTCCAGCAGGACGCGGTCCACGGCGTCGCGAAGGAAGGGAAGCCCCGCGTCACCTACGTCGAGCGCGCCGGCGCGTACGCGGACGGCGAGGCGTACTCGCTGCGCGTCCCGACGTACACGATCGAGGAGCTCGGCTACGGAGCCCTCGCCCCCGGCGTGATGCTCTCGCCGCGCACCGCGCCGAGCATCGTCGGGATGGGGCTCCTCGAGGCGATCCCCGCGGCCACGCTCGAGGCGCTCGCCGATCCCGACGATCGCGATCGCGACGGGATCTCGGGGCGCGCCAACCACGTCTGGGACCCGATCGCGCAGCGCGCCACGATCGGCCGCTTCGGCTGGAAGGCGAACGCGGCGACGATCCCGCAGCAGGACGCGGCCGCGTTCGTGAACGACATGGGGATCACGTCGACCGTGTTCGCGGCGGAGATCTGCAGCGGCGCGCAGTCCGCGTGCGCCGCCGCTCCGACCGGACCCTTCCCGCAGCTGCGCGAGGACCTCCGCGCGCAGGTCGACTTCTACGTCCGCACGCTCGGCGTGCCCGCGCGCCGCAAGCCGATGGCCGACGCGGTCCGGCGCGGGCGCGCCATGTTCGACGCCGCGCGCTGCTCCACGTGCCACCTCCCGACGATCCGCACCGGCGACGCGTTCGAGATCCCCGAGCTCGCGCGCCAGGAGCTCCATCCGTTCAGCGACCTCCTCCTCCACGACATGGGGCCCGACCTCGCCGACGGCCGCCCCGACTTCGAGGCGAGCGGCGTCGAGTGGCGCACCCCTCCGCTCTGGGGTATCGGGCTCGTCGAGCACGTGAACCGACACACGTTCTTCCTCCACGACGGGCGCGCGCGCGGCTTCGCGGAGGCGATCCTCTGGCACGGCGGCGAGGCGGCGGCGGCGCGCGACGCCTTCGTCGCCATGCCCAAGACCGACCGCGACGCGCTCGTCGCCTTCCTCGGATCCCTTTGATGATGCACCTCTCTCGCCGTCACGTCGTCGCTCTCCTCGGTCTCTCGCTCCTCGGCTGCCGTAAGGACAGCGGGCCCGAGCCGCCCGATCGCGGGAAGATCCTCTCCGATCTGACGACCAACATAGTCCGCCCCGCGTACGACGACGCCGTCACCGACGTGAGGGCGCTCGAGGCTAGGGCGATCGCGCTCCGGGACGCTCCGACCGCGGAGTCGCTCGCGGCCGCGCGCGCGGCGTGGCGCAAGGCGCGCGCGACGTGGAAGTTCACCGACGCGTTCCTCTTCGGCCCCGCCGACGACCTCGCGATCACGGCGGGGGCGATCGACACCGCCGGCGACGCGGTGAAGCTCGAGAAGCGGATCAGCGACGGCTCCACGATCGACGCGGCCACGATCGCGAAGCTCGGCGCGAACGAGCGCGGCTTCGGCGCGGTCGAGGTGCTCCTCTTCGATCCGGCGCGCGACGACGTCGTGATGCTCGGCGCGTTCGGCGACGCCGGGAGCCGGCGCGGGACCCTCGCCACCGTCGTCGCCGCCGACCTCACGGCGAAGGTCACCGCCGTGCGCGACGCGTGGTCCCCGGCCGGCTTCGGCGATCAGCTCGCGAAGGCCGGACGCGGGAGCACGATCTACACCGCCGAGCACCAGGGGATCGACGCGGTCGTGAACGCGCTCGTCTCCGCCGCGGAGATCATCATCGCGCTCCGGCTCGCGAAGCCGCTCGGCCTCGACGTCACGCCCAACGTGGCGCGGCCGGAGCTGATCGAGTCGCCGCGCGCGGACGCGTCGCTCGACGACATCCTCGCCGCGCTCGCCGGGATCGAGGCGGTGTACTTCGGCCGCCGCGGCGCCGCGCAAGGGCTGCCGCTCGCGGACGCGGTCGCCGATCGCAACCCGAGCGCCGACGCGCGCTTGCGCGACGCGCTCGTGCAGGCAAAGGCGGCGGTGACCGCGGTGCCGGGCCCGCTCCGCACCGCCGTCGTCGACCGGCGCGATCCCGTCATCGCCGCGCACGTCGCGTGCCGCGAGGTGAAGCGCGCGCTCGCGATCGACGTCGCGGGCGCGCTCGGGACCAGCGTCGGCTTCGCGGTGACGGACGGCGACTGAGATGGCGGCGGCGCTCTCGCGTCCCGCGCCGCTCGGCGCCGTCGCGAGGACACGCGTGCTCGCGCGCGCGTGGGAGCCCGTCGACGCCGCGTCGCTCGTCGCGTTCCGGTTCCTCCTCGGCGCGCTCGTCGCCGCCTCCGCGATCCGGCAGTGGGCCAAGGGCGCGATCCACGATCAGTTCGTCGTCCCGACCCACTTCTTTCCGTACGACGGCCTCTCGTTCGTCCGCCCGCTCCCCGGGGACGGGATGTATGCAGTCTACATCGTCCTCGCGCTCGCCGGCGCCGGCCTCGCGCTCGGCGTGCGCACCCGCGTCAGCGGCGCGATCGCGTTCCTCGCCTTCACGTACGCGCACGCGTGCGACGTCACGAACTACCTGAACCACTACTACCTCGTGAGCCTCTTGCTCGGGATCGCGACGGTGCTCCCGCTCGGGGCCGGTCACGCGAAGCTCCCGCGCTGGATGCTCTGGCTCGTGCGCTTCCAGATCGGGCTCGTCTACTTCTACGGCGGGGTCGGGAAGCTCCAAGCGGACTGGCTCGTCCGCGCGATGCCGCTCCGGATCTGGCTCGCCGGCGCGGGCGACTTCCCGGTGCTGGGGCCGCTCCTTCGCGTCGACGAGACGGCGTGGATCATGAGCTGGCTCGGCGCGGCGTTCGACCTGTCGATCCCGTTCCTGCTCCTCGTGAAGCGCACGCGGCCGTTCGCGTACGGCGCCGTCATCGTCTTCCACCTCGTCACGTCGCGCCTCTTCCAGATCGGGATGTTCCCGTGGGTGATGATCGCGCTGACGCTCGTGTTCTTCGAGCCGTCGTGGCCGCGCCGCTTCGTGCGCCTCCGCGGCGGCGTCGCGCAGGTTCCTCGCTGGTCGCTCCCGCTCGCGGCCGCCTACGCCGCGTTCCAGTTTCTCTACCCGCTCCGGAGCCACCTCTATCCCGGCAACGTGCTGTGGACGGAGGAGGGCTATCGCTTCTCGTGGCGCGTGATGCTCATCGAGAAGGCCGGCCTCGCCGAGCTCACCGCGCACGATCCCGTGAGCGGCGCGAAGCGCGAGGTCCGCGCGCGCGACTACCTCACGCCGCTCCAGGTGAAGATGATGTCGACGCAGCCGGACCTCGTCGCGAGCTTCGCGCGGACGATCGCGGACGAGGCCGAGCGCCGCGGCGAGCGGAGACCGCGCGTCACCGCCGACGTCTTCGTGACGCTCAACGGCCGCCCGTCCGCGCGCCTCCTCGATCCCGAGGTCGACCTCGCCGCGGAGCCGCCGCGGATCTTGCCCGCTCCCTCGGCGCCTTCACCGACGACGGCAGGGGACGAGGACGTGGTCGAGGCCAAGGTGGTCTCTCCGGCGGAGACGAGGGAGGGCGCGCAGCCGGCCAAGACGCCGGCGGCAGGCTGCTCGTCGAGGGGGCGGCACGAGCGATGCGCCGTGGAACATGGTGGCCGTCGTCGTCCTCGTCGTCGCGATAGTCTTCCGCCGCCGAACGACGGCTAGCTCGTCTCGAAATCCACGGCTGCACGACGAAGGTATCGCAGAGCGAGAGCATCATGTCCGGCAGCGCGAGGGCGGTCAGTCGAACGTATTCAGCATGAGCGAGATCCCCCCAACGGGCTCCATTCTCGGACGGTTACGAGCCTCGCCACTGTGTCGTCTTTCGCGACACAGTGGCAAGGTACCTTCGCGATGGCTTCTCGTCTACTCGTCGCGGATGGGCAAGCTACGGACGAGGCGAAACCCCACCCCAAGCCCGGTCCGCCGTTCTCCACGCGGGTAGGAGAGCGCGCCGCTGGCGAGTCGAAGAGCGACCGCCCATTGCATGAAGTTCCCGCCACGCGTCAGGCTGGACGGACGCGCCGGTAGGTCGCCACCGTAGTCGGTGAGCGGACCCGGCACGGTGCCTCCCGTCGGGGGATCGTTCACCCATTCCGAGACGTTGCCGAGGACGTCGAAGAGTCCCCACGCGTTCGGCGCCTTTGAACCGACGGGATGCGTGTGCCCGCCGGAGTTCGCGCAGTACCAGGCCACCGGCTCGAGCGCCTCGTCCCGACAGCATTCATTGTACTGCTGCCCTTGCGAAGTGATCTCGCCGGAGAAGAAGGCCGTCCGGGTACCTGCCCTCGCGGCGTACTCCCACTCGACCTCGGTAGGCAGGCGGTACCCGCGACATTCGTAGAGTGAGGTCGCGGTCA from Labilithrix sp. encodes:
- a CDS encoding hemerythrin domain-containing protein, producing the protein MGTPPLQELAHDHRELSGLLVAVHEALTRVERGASRLDDELHELTDGIEAFREALLDHFAREQEGVLPWIASRSAASSARVDELIAQHDRIAETLTAVVKDLGSFELATWSAALARFETLYAEHTQSETAFFAEVAASLADDPAATSQLRELLAER
- a CDS encoding iron-regulated protein; translated protein: MVLGAVVVCLGACGDDDTSTTPPPGGVVGDPLKDAAPVVANYAGNVHANYTDCLESAKAMKTAIDAFVAAPSEETLEAAKKAWIAARLPYGPSEAYRFYSGPIDNEEDGPEGQLNAWPLDESFIDYTVETPDSGIINDAAFELTRESIIGKNSEGDNEANVATGYHAIEFLLWGQDTTEPSEKKPGARPFTDYTTEKNAERRKTYLTLVTDLLIDDLQSLVDAWAPGAENYAKTFAADPKVAIKDMLRGIGSMANGELAGERMTVAYKLKSQEDEHSCFSDTTAADLRGNFLGIKNVYLGTYASRSGPGITTLVAAVDAALDTKVKSDLAAAEAAFDAIQAEPFDSAIMSDDDAPARKAVLTAIEATKTIAKDIPEVGAKLGISFTGDDIEEPSGPDAEL
- a CDS encoding thiol oxidoreductase, which codes for MSPAARVLSVALLAAACSGADDAEPAQLTPDTELSAGAGTVFDTTRDAFSRPVGNLDGPGRDEFFLGNAIFSRSWVTAPASVSDFDGLGPLFNAGNCSSCHFKDGRGRPPTKPDEDFVSILVRLSVPGAGPHGEPIPDPVYGEQLQQDAVHGVAKEGKPRVTYVERAGAYADGEAYSLRVPTYTIEELGYGALAPGVMLSPRTAPSIVGMGLLEAIPAATLEALADPDDRDRDGISGRANHVWDPIAQRATIGRFGWKANAATIPQQDAAAFVNDMGITSTVFAAEICSGAQSACAAAPTGPFPQLREDLRAQVDFYVRTLGVPARRKPMADAVRRGRAMFDAARCSTCHLPTIRTGDAFEIPELARQELHPFSDLLLHDMGPDLADGRPDFEASGVEWRTPPLWGIGLVEHVNRHTFFLHDGRARGFAEAILWHGGEAAAARDAFVAMPKTDRDALVAFLGSL
- a CDS encoding imelysin family protein, which produces MMHLSRRHVVALLGLSLLGCRKDSGPEPPDRGKILSDLTTNIVRPAYDDAVTDVRALEARAIALRDAPTAESLAAARAAWRKARATWKFTDAFLFGPADDLAITAGAIDTAGDAVKLEKRISDGSTIDAATIAKLGANERGFGAVEVLLFDPARDDVVMLGAFGDAGSRRGTLATVVAADLTAKVTAVRDAWSPAGFGDQLAKAGRGSTIYTAEHQGIDAVVNALVSAAEIIIALRLAKPLGLDVTPNVARPELIESPRADASLDDILAALAGIEAVYFGRRGAAQGLPLADAVADRNPSADARLRDALVQAKAAVTAVPGPLRTAVVDRRDPVIAAHVACREVKRALAIDVAGALGTSVGFAVTDGD
- a CDS encoding HTTM domain-containing protein; this encodes MAAALSRPAPLGAVARTRVLARAWEPVDAASLVAFRFLLGALVAASAIRQWAKGAIHDQFVVPTHFFPYDGLSFVRPLPGDGMYAVYIVLALAGAGLALGVRTRVSGAIAFLAFTYAHACDVTNYLNHYYLVSLLLGIATVLPLGAGHAKLPRWMLWLVRFQIGLVYFYGGVGKLQADWLVRAMPLRIWLAGAGDFPVLGPLLRVDETAWIMSWLGAAFDLSIPFLLLVKRTRPFAYGAVIVFHLVTSRLFQIGMFPWVMIALTLVFFEPSWPRRFVRLRGGVAQVPRWSLPLAAAYAAFQFLYPLRSHLYPGNVLWTEEGYRFSWRVMLIEKAGLAELTAHDPVSGAKREVRARDYLTPLQVKMMSTQPDLVASFARTIADEAERRGERRPRVTADVFVTLNGRPSARLLDPEVDLAAEPPRILPAPSAPSPTTAGDEDVVEAKVVSPAETREGAQPAKTPAAGCSSRGRHERCAVEHGGRRRPRRRDSLPPPNDG
- a CDS encoding SUMF1/EgtB/PvdO family nonheme iron enzyme; translated protein: MGSPASEWGRGAYSEDEVAMILTHDFLIGQNELTQREWVALGYPNPSGPYFDAGIGDCTDNFDCPVGGVTWYEALAYANALSDRDALPRCYELASCTGKVGEGFRCESATLTATSLYECRGYRLPTEVEWEYAARAGTRTAFFSGEITSQGQQYNECCRDEALEPVAWYCANSGGHTHPVGSKAPNAWGLFDVLGNVSEWVNDPPTGGTVPGPLTDYGGDLPARPSSLTRGGNFMQWAVALRLASGALSYPRGERRTGLGVGFRLVRSLPIRDE